The following proteins come from a genomic window of Macaca fascicularis isolate 582-1 chromosome 8, T2T-MFA8v1.1:
- the EXOSC4 gene encoding exosome complex component RRP41 isoform X1 → MAGLELLSDQGYRVDGRRAGELRKIQARMGVFAQADGSAYIEQGNTKALAVVYGPHEIRGSRARALPDRALVNCQYSSATFSTGERKRRPHGDRKSCEMGLQLRQTFEAAILTQLHPRSQIDIYVQVLQADGGTYAACVNAATLAVLDAGIPMRDFVCACSAGFVDGTALADLSHVEEAAGGPQLALALLPASGQIALLEMDARLHEDHLERVLEAAAQAARDVHTLLDRVVRQHVREASILLGD, encoded by the exons ATGGCGGGGCTGGAGCTCTTGTCGGACCAGGGCTACCGGGTGGACGGTCGGCGCGCCGGGGAGCTGCGCAAGATCCAGGCTCGGATGGGCGTGTTCGCGCAGGCTGACGGCTCGGCCTACATCGAGCAGGGCAACACCAAGGCGCTGGCGGTGGTCTACGGCCCGCACGAG ATCCGGGGTTCCCGGGCTCGAGCCCTGCCGGACAGGGCCCTAGTGAACTGTCAATATAGTTCAGCGACCTTCAGCACAGGTGAGCGCAAGCGACGGCCACATGGGGACCGGAAGTCCTGTGAGATGGGCCTGCAGCTCCGCCAGACTTTCGAGGCAGCCATCCTTACACAGCTGCACCCACGTTCCCAGATTGATATCTATGTGCAG GTGCTACAGGCAGATGGTGGGACCTATGCAGCTTGTGTGAATGCGGCCACACTGGCAGTGCTGGATGCTGGGATACCCATGAGAGACTTTGTGTGTGCGTGCTCAGCTGGCTTTGTGGACGGCACAGCCCTGGCGGACCTCAGCCATGTGGAGGAAGCAGCTGGTGGCCCCcagctggccctggccctgctgccAGCCTCAGGACAGATTGCGCTGCTTGAGATGGATGCCCGGCTGCACGAGGACCACCTGGAGCGGGTGTTGGaggctgctgcccaggctgctcgAGATGTGCACACCCTCTTGGACAGAGTGGTCAGGCAGCATGTGCGTGAGGCCTCTATCTTGCTGGGGGACTGA
- the EXOSC4 gene encoding exosome complex component RRP41 isoform X2, whose product MGLQLRQTFEAAILTQLHPRSQIDIYVQVLQADGGTYAACVNAATLAVLDAGIPMRDFVCACSAGFVDGTALADLSHVEEAAGGPQLALALLPASGQIALLEMDARLHEDHLERVLEAAAQAARDVHTLLDRVVRQHVREASILLGD is encoded by the exons ATGGGCCTGCAGCTCCGCCAGACTTTCGAGGCAGCCATCCTTACACAGCTGCACCCACGTTCCCAGATTGATATCTATGTGCAG GTGCTACAGGCAGATGGTGGGACCTATGCAGCTTGTGTGAATGCGGCCACACTGGCAGTGCTGGATGCTGGGATACCCATGAGAGACTTTGTGTGTGCGTGCTCAGCTGGCTTTGTGGACGGCACAGCCCTGGCGGACCTCAGCCATGTGGAGGAAGCAGCTGGTGGCCCCcagctggccctggccctgctgccAGCCTCAGGACAGATTGCGCTGCTTGAGATGGATGCCCGGCTGCACGAGGACCACCTGGAGCGGGTGTTGGaggctgctgcccaggctgctcgAGATGTGCACACCCTCTTGGACAGAGTGGTCAGGCAGCATGTGCGTGAGGCCTCTATCTTGCTGGGGGACTGA